One genomic segment of Vibrio quintilis includes these proteins:
- a CDS encoding MBL fold metallo-hydrolase translates to MLNPRFMSARHKTALLLTSLLALTACAPATSSSPASAPFSKPSSSPAALVKQGLEAGKKYPGLGNICDLKKPLIFAGRHKNKKKRTLTAAERQRRSAASVAEPTQVFDNLYFVGNKRVASWAVKTSEGLILIDAMNNNRQAENIIVAGLKKLGLDPADVKYLIVTHAHGDHYGGQDYLVKHFHTRVVMSERDWLMLERAEELIANPRWGKAPARDIAVSDGDVLTLGDTRIGLYVTPGHTMGTLSLLIPLKDGSDTHMAALWGGTGLNFGPDETRIRLYADSARRFRDIAKENSVDVFLSNHPRRDNALERIARLKTRQAGEPHPFTDPGALKAFDLLHDCSLAQAEQLHLRQTAAKKATN, encoded by the coding sequence ATGTTGAACCCTCGCTTTATGTCTGCACGCCACAAAACGGCGCTGCTGTTAACCTCACTGCTGGCCCTGACTGCCTGTGCTCCGGCAACCAGCTCATCACCGGCTTCAGCACCATTTTCAAAGCCATCTTCATCACCGGCAGCACTGGTGAAACAGGGGCTGGAAGCCGGAAAAAAATATCCGGGACTGGGTAATATCTGTGATCTGAAAAAGCCGCTGATCTTTGCCGGCCGGCACAAAAACAAGAAAAAACGTACCCTGACGGCCGCAGAGCGTCAGCGCCGCTCGGCGGCATCAGTCGCAGAACCGACACAGGTGTTTGACAACCTGTATTTTGTCGGCAACAAACGGGTTGCCAGCTGGGCGGTGAAAACCTCTGAAGGGTTGATTCTGATTGATGCGATGAACAATAACAGACAGGCCGAAAACATCATTGTCGCCGGGCTGAAAAAACTGGGGCTTGATCCCGCAGACGTCAAATATCTGATCGTGACGCATGCACATGGTGATCACTACGGCGGGCAGGACTATCTGGTGAAACACTTTCACACCCGCGTGGTGATGAGTGAAAGAGACTGGCTGATGCTGGAAAGGGCTGAAGAACTGATTGCCAACCCTCGCTGGGGGAAAGCACCTGCCCGCGATATTGCAGTCAGTGATGGCGATGTCCTGACACTGGGTGACACTCGTATCGGCCTGTATGTCACCCCCGGACACACCATGGGCACCCTCTCCCTGTTGATTCCGCTGAAAGACGGTAGCGACACTCACATGGCGGCATTATGGGGTGGCACCGGGCTGAACTTTGGCCCGGATGAAACCCGCATCCGCCTGTATGCGGATTCTGCCCGGCGCTTTCGTGACATCGCCAAAGAAAATTCTGTCGATGTATTTCTGTCAAATCATCCGCGACGAGACAACGCCCTGGAACGGATTGCCCGGCTGAAAACCCGTCAGGCCGGTGAACCCCATCCGTTTACCGACCCCGGCGCGCTGAAGGCATTTGACCTGCTGCATGACTGTAGTCTGGCGCAGGCTGAACAGCTTCATCTGCGACAAACCGCCGCAAAGAAAGCAACAAACTGA
- a CDS encoding TonB-dependent receptor domain-containing protein yields MNKPNGFLLSASAALITHPAFAEDQTFDTVVVTASGYQQESIDAPASVSVISREDIEKSAFRNIGEILQSVPGLTLTGSATGKNISVRGMPSDYTLILVDGRPQASRESQPSGSAGFDQEWLPPLANIERIEVIRGPMSTLYGSEAMGGVINIITRKHGAAWRANLRLEAIVPQAGESGPGTKSTLTFSGPVIENRLSLQLSASYYHHQEDEISRGSPEKDIDSYLGRISYTPTENHQFDLDFSQVTQVRETTLGQSAAGSARSNTRTNNNKQSIALTHQGHYDSVNETTYLQYEKTTNKGRDIRIKNTVLNTSWVIPTDAHITTVGGNLTTARLTDNTTNALSDLNHISDNRYALFAEDEWFLSDTLSLVTGLRGDKSDQFDEHFSPRIYGIWSAAENWTLKGGVSTGYRAPELRQMTPEWAQESGGGRNTYYVYGNADLTPETSVTSEISAIYHPDNLQVTVTAFDNQFKDKITRASCPETLCSEADSYYYVNIDKAQTRGAEVSARYTFSDALSASLSYSYTRSEQKSGENSGQPLSQIPLHLAVLSTRWSVSDNTQLWTRYAYHGKESEATGLSSNRETQAPSYQLFDIGVGHHFGEAVSVSVGVNNLFNQTFTFSEYGFVDSGREFWAALDLTF; encoded by the coding sequence ATGAACAAACCAAACGGGTTCCTGCTGTCTGCATCCGCTGCATTGATTACACACCCGGCCTTTGCTGAGGACCAAACGTTTGATACCGTTGTTGTCACCGCATCCGGTTATCAACAGGAAAGCATTGATGCTCCGGCCTCTGTCAGCGTTATTTCACGGGAAGACATTGAAAAAAGTGCTTTTCGCAATATCGGCGAGATCCTTCAGTCGGTTCCCGGCCTGACACTGACCGGCAGTGCAACCGGCAAGAATATCAGCGTCCGCGGCATGCCTTCAGATTACACCCTGATTCTGGTCGATGGCCGCCCGCAGGCTTCCCGTGAATCTCAACCCAGCGGGAGTGCCGGATTTGATCAGGAATGGCTGCCACCACTGGCAAATATTGAACGGATTGAAGTGATCCGTGGCCCGATGTCAACCCTGTATGGCTCCGAGGCCATGGGTGGCGTTATTAATATCATTACCCGCAAACATGGCGCTGCATGGCGGGCAAACCTGCGTCTGGAAGCCATCGTACCGCAGGCGGGTGAATCCGGACCAGGAACCAAAAGCACGCTGACTTTTTCCGGCCCGGTGATTGAAAACCGGCTGAGTCTGCAGTTGAGCGCCAGTTATTACCACCATCAGGAAGATGAGATTTCCCGCGGCTCACCGGAGAAAGACATTGACAGCTATCTCGGAAGAATCAGCTATACACCAACGGAGAATCATCAGTTTGATCTGGATTTCAGCCAGGTGACTCAGGTCCGGGAAACCACTCTGGGGCAATCCGCTGCCGGCAGTGCCAGAAGTAATACCAGAACCAACAACAATAAACAATCTATCGCGCTGACGCATCAGGGCCACTATGATTCAGTGAATGAAACCACGTATCTGCAATACGAAAAAACCACCAACAAAGGCCGGGATATCCGGATCAAAAATACGGTTCTCAACACCAGTTGGGTCATCCCGACAGATGCGCACATCACAACGGTTGGTGGCAATCTGACCACGGCCAGACTGACGGACAACACGACCAATGCCCTGTCTGATCTGAATCATATCTCAGATAACCGTTATGCACTGTTCGCTGAAGATGAGTGGTTCCTGAGCGATACGTTGTCTCTGGTCACCGGCCTGCGGGGTGACAAAAGTGATCAGTTTGATGAACATTTCAGCCCGCGGATCTATGGTATCTGGTCTGCGGCAGAAAACTGGACTCTGAAAGGTGGTGTGTCAACAGGTTACCGGGCACCTGAGCTGCGACAGATGACGCCGGAATGGGCTCAGGAAAGTGGCGGCGGACGCAACACTTATTATGTCTACGGTAATGCTGATTTAACGCCGGAAACCTCAGTAACCTCTGAAATCAGTGCGATTTATCATCCGGATAATCTGCAGGTGACGGTGACGGCATTTGACAACCAGTTCAAGGATAAAATTACCCGCGCCAGTTGTCCTGAAACCCTTTGTTCAGAAGCTGACTCTTACTATTACGTCAATATCGATAAAGCGCAGACGCGTGGTGCTGAAGTGTCGGCACGCTACACATTCAGTGACGCATTATCAGCTTCCCTGAGTTACAGCTATACGCGCTCAGAACAGAAATCCGGTGAAAACAGCGGCCAGCCACTGAGTCAGATTCCGCTACATCTGGCAGTACTTTCGACCCGCTGGTCGGTCAGTGATAACACACAGCTGTGGACCCGCTATGCTTATCATGGAAAGGAAAGTGAAGCGACCGGGCTGTCTTCCAACCGGGAAACTCAGGCACCATCCTATCAGCTGTTCGACATTGGTGTTGGTCATCACTTCGGAGAGGCCGTAAGTGTCAGCGTCGGTGTGAATAATTTGTTTAACCAGACCTTCACTTTTTCTGAATACGGATTTGTTGATTCCGGACGGGAGTTTTGGGCGGCACTTGATCTGACATTCTGA
- a CDS encoding lysozyme inhibitor LprI family protein, whose product MRRLCMLWLVFAMAYPASLWAKSEYDVMYDQCIKDSGPINNSVVYTCAERASQKAKEEINRRYVSAYTKLKKYDKEEAHKLEVAQQGWLKNRNNYCKLKGAYIGSPMYSYCPMRMNISRALELRTLDENIQ is encoded by the coding sequence ATGCGAAGATTGTGCATGCTTTGGCTTGTTTTTGCCATGGCTTACCCTGCAAGCCTGTGGGCGAAATCAGAATATGATGTGATGTATGATCAATGTATCAAAGACTCAGGCCCGATTAATAATTCTGTCGTTTATACGTGCGCCGAACGGGCATCGCAGAAAGCGAAAGAAGAAATTAACCGCAGATATGTGTCTGCTTATACCAAGCTGAAAAAGTATGACAAAGAGGAAGCACACAAGCTGGAAGTTGCCCAGCAGGGCTGGCTGAAAAACAGAAATAACTATTGTAAATTAAAAGGCGCTTATATTGGTTCTCCGATGTATTCTTATTGTCCGATGAGAATGAATATTTCCAGAGCACTGGAACTGAGAACTCTGGACGAGAACATTCAGTGA
- a CDS encoding LysE family translocator, with protein MDLHTLGIYFFVSFFYVISPGPAVFLAVYNGAMSGTKTVVASALGNITGLLFLSTLSISGLSAILLASSLLFTTVKLVGAAYLIYLGVKQLRSPGKKSPPAPETVSKTDRRLLSFYREGFLVAATNPKPILFFVALFPQFIDTQQPVTPQFLIMTLMFMLISFTSLSVYGFLASRAGGLLSHAQNLRWFNRISGGLFIGMGTTLLYVKRTG; from the coding sequence ATGGATTTACATACATTAGGGATTTATTTTTTTGTGTCATTTTTTTATGTCATCAGTCCGGGGCCTGCCGTGTTTCTGGCGGTTTATAACGGGGCGATGAGCGGCACGAAAACGGTTGTGGCTTCGGCTCTGGGGAATATTACCGGGTTATTATTTCTTTCCACGCTGTCCATCAGCGGGCTGAGTGCGATTCTGCTGGCGTCATCCCTGCTGTTTACCACGGTTAAGCTGGTGGGTGCAGCATATTTAATCTATCTGGGGGTGAAGCAGTTGAGGTCACCGGGGAAGAAAAGTCCGCCTGCACCGGAGACTGTCTCCAAAACTGACCGGCGTTTATTGTCATTTTACCGGGAAGGATTTCTGGTGGCGGCAACCAACCCGAAACCGATTCTGTTTTTTGTTGCGCTGTTTCCGCAGTTTATCGATACACAGCAGCCGGTCACGCCTCAGTTTCTGATCATGACTCTGATGTTTATGCTGATTTCATTCACATCGTTATCCGTTTACGGTTTTCTTGCCAGCAGGGCAGGCGGACTATTATCGCATGCGCAGAATCTGCGCTGGTTTAACCGGATTAGTGGCGGTTTGTTCATCGGGATGGGCACCACTTTGCTTTACGTGAAAAGAACAGGATGA
- a CDS encoding helix-turn-helix domain-containing protein, whose protein sequence is MDDNLQLIGDFLRRKRESLSPEMMGLPKPARSRTPGLRREDVASLAGISSVWYSKIERGKAEGISPGVLSALGEALQLNPSEQNYLHTLASRKQINIKAPCSRTSEETERLLKLINPLPAMLINDYFDIINTNESFSHLCGLDVNSLPQEERNYIWLTMTNLQWQQYLQIDSEADLVTHVTRQAGFMRNTMASRPNDHRLQTLVSRFVAQPVFAAAWGKNTVQQCPESMLYTFHHARLGEMVFKKQIWINGYGEATGRMNVYHPQNEIDYQRLAGITG, encoded by the coding sequence ATGGATGACAATTTGCAGTTAATTGGTGATTTTCTCCGGCGCAAGCGTGAAAGCCTGTCGCCGGAAATGATGGGGCTGCCGAAACCGGCCCGCAGCCGGACGCCCGGATTACGGCGGGAAGATGTTGCGTCTCTGGCGGGTATCAGTTCAGTCTGGTACAGCAAGATTGAACGGGGCAAAGCGGAAGGGATTTCGCCCGGTGTGTTATCTGCACTGGGGGAAGCTCTGCAGCTGAATCCGTCTGAGCAAAATTATCTTCATACCCTGGCTTCCCGCAAGCAGATCAATATCAAAGCACCCTGTTCCCGGACATCGGAAGAAACTGAGCGTTTGCTGAAGCTGATCAACCCATTACCGGCGATGCTGATTAATGATTATTTTGACATTATCAATACCAATGAGAGTTTCAGCCACTTGTGCGGGCTGGATGTAAATTCACTGCCGCAGGAAGAGCGGAATTATATCTGGCTGACGATGACAAACCTGCAGTGGCAGCAGTATTTACAGATTGACAGTGAAGCGGACTTAGTGACTCATGTGACCCGTCAGGCGGGATTTATGCGCAATACGATGGCATCGCGACCTAATGATCACCGGTTGCAGACGCTGGTCAGCCGCTTTGTCGCCCAGCCGGTTTTTGCGGCGGCATGGGGTAAAAATACGGTGCAGCAGTGTCCTGAATCGATGCTTTATACCTTTCATCATGCCCGGCTGGGAGAGATGGTGTTCAAAAAACAGATCTGGATCAACGGTTACGGTGAAGCAACCGGGCGGATGAATGTTTATCATCCGCAAAATGAGATTGATTATCAGCGCCTGGCCGGGATAACAGGCTGA
- a CDS encoding MFS transporter: protein MTAQNQSLSSFALLLLVAGQLLPQIDFSIVNVALDVMGNSLHTHESGLVLIVALYALSFATFIATGARLGDRYGRKKIFMLGIIGFGITSAICGFATSITTMLAGRLLQGVFGALMMPQILATIHATLTGERHSRAVGIYTAVAGLSVAFGQMLGGWLVTADIAGLGWRLAFFINIPVCLLILGFGSRMIPETKAGHMPKMDVSGSALFALTLLCLLVPVAMGQHWPYLWLLSAGLIPAGYALWKTEARKEAANAQPLLPPSLFKTPLLLTGLTGEIAVTFTYSGFIFITAFCLQSQIHFSPLQSGNTFLSLGLSFFAGSLLSKPLSQRVGHYANFTAGCIMTFSGFILTIGLFRTIGLHLQEYDFLLATALVGFGNALMITAAFRIALTHVKQQHAGETSSIIVTLQQGCFALGTAAVGALYSATLSHGYQVAITTAIGGLCLLLLFIGGVIFARRPRKAQPLTSTVTEIVTD, encoded by the coding sequence ATGACGGCTCAAAATCAATCACTGTCATCCTTTGCGCTTTTACTTCTGGTCGCAGGACAGTTATTACCGCAAATCGATTTTTCGATTGTCAATGTCGCACTGGATGTTATGGGGAATTCACTCCACACCCACGAATCCGGCCTGGTGCTGATCGTCGCACTGTATGCCCTGAGCTTTGCCACATTCATTGCCACCGGCGCCCGGCTGGGTGACCGCTACGGAAGAAAGAAGATATTCATGCTCGGGATTATCGGCTTCGGAATAACGTCTGCCATTTGCGGATTCGCCACCTCCATCACCACCATGCTGGCCGGACGGCTGTTACAGGGTGTGTTCGGCGCACTGATGATGCCGCAGATTCTCGCGACCATTCATGCCACCCTCACCGGTGAACGCCATAGCCGTGCCGTGGGTATTTATACTGCGGTAGCCGGGCTATCGGTCGCATTCGGGCAGATGCTCGGCGGCTGGCTCGTCACCGCGGATATCGCCGGATTAGGCTGGCGGCTGGCATTCTTTATTAATATTCCTGTTTGCCTGCTGATTCTCGGGTTCGGTTCGCGGATGATTCCGGAAACCAAAGCCGGACACATGCCGAAAATGGATGTATCCGGCAGCGCGCTGTTTGCTTTAACTTTACTTTGTCTGCTGGTTCCGGTGGCAATGGGGCAACACTGGCCATATTTATGGCTGTTATCAGCCGGCCTGATTCCGGCAGGTTATGCGCTGTGGAAAACGGAAGCCCGCAAAGAAGCGGCGAACGCGCAGCCTTTACTGCCACCCTCTCTGTTTAAAACGCCTCTGCTGCTGACCGGGTTAACCGGGGAGATTGCGGTGACTTTCACCTACTCCGGTTTTATCTTTATTACTGCGTTCTGCCTGCAAAGCCAGATCCATTTCAGCCCGCTGCAATCCGGTAATACGTTTCTTTCTCTGGGTCTGAGCTTTTTCGCTGGTTCTCTGCTCAGTAAACCGCTGAGTCAGCGGGTCGGCCACTATGCCAATTTTACGGCAGGTTGCATCATGACTTTCAGCGGTTTTATCCTGACCATCGGCCTGTTCCGGACGATTGGCCTGCACCTTCAGGAATACGATTTTCTGCTGGCGACGGCGCTGGTTGGTTTCGGTAATGCCCTGATGATTACGGCCGCATTCCGCATCGCCCTGACCCATGTGAAACAGCAGCATGCCGGAGAGACCAGCAGTATTATCGTCACCCTTCAGCAAGGTTGTTTCGCCCTGGGCACTGCCGCTGTCGGCGCACTATATTCCGCCACACTCAGTCACGGCTATCAGGTGGCCATCACAACAGCAATCGGGGGGTTATGTTTGTTATTACTCTTCATCGGGGGGGTCATTTTTGCCCGACGGCCACGGAAAGCACAACCGCTCACCAGTACCGTCACGGAGATTGTGACTGACTGA
- a CDS encoding MFS transporter has protein sequence MFNQLYRAVSIYRGLPKDIYFLAFARFIVGMGSFIFLFLMLLLTEKLGYSTTAAGSLATGLTGIILAGNFVGGKLSDNFGHKRVLVAGELAGSVILIACGFCSDAPVLVPVLLFITFFLFGIAFPASNALVADLSTPKNRDAMLSLSYLAFNLGSAIGPLIAGYLFWNYTRWIFFANGFAVLTGILVIMFFIRATPVADDKTGDEQDEINTLEKPVSGSVWSVLKDRPRLVVFALLSGLLWFAQNQMTVANPLYLNHLFGKDGPVILGHLMAYACVIVVVGTPLLIKLTRFYTESLNLAGAGLLFALGYGLIVWQPTVPAHYLSWLLLAAGEILLVTKEAVYLANQSPASHRGRIQGTLVTLQGILRMPGFILIGWMIDHYSYQLMWQMLISVCLVSAAGLWILDRQQSKKQLAAELAC, from the coding sequence GTGTTCAATCAATTATATCGTGCTGTTTCAATTTACCGGGGCTTACCCAAAGATATTTATTTCCTTGCCTTTGCCAGATTCATTGTCGGTATGGGCAGCTTCATTTTCCTGTTTCTGATGCTGTTACTGACTGAAAAACTCGGCTACTCCACCACAGCCGCAGGCTCTCTGGCCACGGGGCTGACAGGCATCATCCTGGCCGGTAACTTTGTGGGCGGTAAGCTCTCAGATAACTTTGGTCATAAACGGGTTCTGGTCGCAGGCGAGCTGGCAGGTTCGGTGATTTTAATCGCCTGTGGTTTTTGCAGCGACGCACCGGTTCTGGTGCCGGTCTTATTGTTTATCACGTTCTTTTTATTCGGGATTGCTTTCCCCGCCAGCAATGCACTGGTCGCCGATTTATCAACGCCCAAAAACCGGGACGCCATGTTGTCACTCAGCTATCTGGCTTTCAACCTGGGCTCTGCCATCGGGCCCTTAATTGCCGGATATCTGTTCTGGAATTATACCCGCTGGATCTTCTTCGCAAACGGATTTGCTGTGTTGACCGGAATTTTGGTGATCATGTTTTTTATCCGTGCCACCCCGGTTGCCGACGATAAAACCGGGGATGAACAGGATGAAATCAATACGCTTGAGAAGCCGGTCTCCGGCTCTGTCTGGTCTGTACTGAAAGACAGACCCCGCCTGGTTGTATTTGCGCTGCTGAGCGGTTTGCTGTGGTTCGCTCAAAACCAGATGACCGTCGCCAACCCGCTTTATCTGAACCACCTGTTCGGCAAAGACGGGCCAGTCATTCTGGGCCATCTGATGGCTTATGCCTGTGTGATCGTCGTGGTCGGCACACCACTTCTGATTAAGCTGACCCGGTTTTATACAGAATCACTGAACCTTGCCGGAGCCGGGTTATTATTCGCACTGGGCTATGGTCTGATTGTGTGGCAACCCACTGTCCCGGCACACTATCTGTCATGGCTTTTATTAGCGGCCGGTGAAATTTTACTGGTGACCAAAGAAGCGGTTTACCTCGCTAATCAGTCTCCGGCCAGCCACAGGGGACGTATTCAGGGAACGCTCGTCACTTTGCAGGGCATATTACGCATGCCGGGATTTATATTGATCGGCTGGATGATTGATCACTACAGCTACCAGCTGATGTGGCAAATGCTGATATCTGTCTGCCTGGTCAGCGCTGCCGGACTATGGATACTGGATCGCCAGCAAAGTAAAAAACAGCTGGCGGCAGAGCTGGCTTGTTAG
- a CDS encoding GNAT family N-acetyltransferase, which translates to MKTFTFKNDVDLALEHISISCDRINLVSLSEAYLNDIYREFTSEITTYMTPEPASHIDETKTFITASIANMQQKQELVVAITTPDGKFLGCAGFHGRGNCRTPELGIWLKKSAHGKKYGQEAIRHLMNWAKDNIDFDYAIYPVDRANIASRKIPESLGGVLWKENELKTASGKILDEVIYKVPV; encoded by the coding sequence ATGAAAACATTCACATTTAAAAACGATGTCGATTTAGCACTCGAACATATTTCAATTTCATGCGACCGGATCAATCTGGTATCCCTCTCTGAAGCATATTTGAATGATATATACCGTGAATTTACATCGGAAATCACAACATATATGACACCTGAACCGGCCAGTCATATAGACGAAACGAAAACATTCATCACGGCTTCAATCGCCAATATGCAGCAAAAACAGGAGCTCGTGGTTGCCATTACCACGCCAGATGGTAAATTTTTAGGGTGTGCTGGTTTCCACGGTCGCGGGAATTGCCGGACGCCAGAGCTGGGGATATGGCTAAAGAAAAGTGCGCACGGGAAAAAATACGGACAGGAAGCTATCCGCCATTTGATGAACTGGGCCAAAGACAATATTGATTTTGACTATGCGATTTATCCGGTGGACAGAGCAAACATCGCCAGCCGTAAAATTCCTGAGTCTCTGGGCGGCGTTTTATGGAAAGAAAACGAATTGAAAACCGCTTCAGGCAAAATACTCGACGAAGTGATTTACAAAGTCCCGGTGTAA
- a CDS encoding COR domain-containing protein, whose protein sequence is MSGFQHPAAHQEARRLIRHALDTGQTELDLSRLRLRQLPEEISELASQLTHLNLSHCRVLESLSGLAGCSQLQSLDFSGWDGLSNVSDLISLTQLNQLRVSQRNGEKLSWSAAQVLLLERPRLNITGSLPVEHVPAELTSPFNQKAVEDWYHDIKQHGYRTPNTVKLMLLGNGRIGKTQLARRLRGEGYDETVPSTHGIHIHDFHWSDAKVQIHCWDFGGQDVYLGTHSLFIDQRAVYLLLWHPDFENHDRVRCEQLEMRNRPLSYWLAYLKSLAGATANILVCQSQCDSLESEQPAPVPHPQPFQTLKQLAFSAKTSDGFDVLTPHLKRAIRLQLERNGDVWLPNPWFEVEAEIMTRQQQQIRQLSYPEFVTLCQTHQVTAPDTLAAYLHQSGRVFYRKGHFDDQLILDQAWALQGVYLLLERRNVLPVLKDQGGCFHRDTLTHLLWQQEVAEHDQQLFVEMMVQCGACFKIDDTHYIAPDALPDKSLPLVEQIWQQAEMAIHVRLEYRFLHDATMRYLLSQIGEKAGAKANYWRYGCCFYDSQHRVKVQFECTLDEASPAAQEQDPFTQPGHIDIRIAGASGLDLAQHLVTSVTQNSYLGQQPEVRWVKGGEKQEESSMCEQNNQPPFSVIGRAQAAPDALPNVYFSYAWGDETDQRQVVCDQIYQKLQAHRLNLCRDRNVMNTGDSIEAFERQIGRGDFIVLLVSEKSLRSVDCMHELAMIYGFSQRQRDDFVQRVIPVILADAGIGALPKRLKVTLYWKNQKEELQALVDEVGTELAGTETVKALAKLTDITGCCVDALTWLNDLITERNPELQADATVEFVLQKINQWQETRKDRENDQ, encoded by the coding sequence ATGTCAGGATTTCAGCACCCCGCCGCCCATCAGGAAGCCCGCCGTTTAATCCGTCATGCACTGGACACCGGCCAGACCGAACTGGACTTAAGCCGGTTAAGGCTGAGGCAGTTACCGGAGGAAATCAGTGAACTGGCATCACAGTTAACCCACCTGAACTTAAGCCATTGCCGGGTTTTAGAAAGTTTGTCGGGTTTGGCAGGTTGTTCGCAGTTACAGTCGCTGGATTTCAGCGGGTGGGATGGTCTGAGCAATGTATCTGATCTGATATCACTCACTCAGTTAAATCAATTGAGAGTTTCTCAGCGCAATGGTGAAAAACTTTCCTGGTCTGCGGCGCAGGTGCTTCTTCTCGAACGACCCCGGCTTAATATCACTGGCAGTTTACCTGTCGAACATGTTCCAGCCGAATTAACTTCTCCTTTTAATCAGAAAGCGGTTGAAGACTGGTATCACGACATAAAACAACATGGCTACCGCACACCGAATACGGTCAAACTGATGTTGCTGGGTAATGGCAGAATCGGCAAGACTCAACTGGCAAGGCGGTTACGCGGCGAAGGTTATGATGAAACGGTTCCCAGTACCCATGGCATTCATATTCATGATTTTCACTGGAGTGATGCAAAGGTGCAGATTCACTGCTGGGATTTCGGCGGGCAGGATGTCTATCTGGGCACGCACAGCTTGTTTATTGATCAGCGGGCGGTGTATCTGCTGCTGTGGCATCCGGATTTTGAAAATCATGATCGGGTCAGGTGTGAACAGCTGGAAATGCGTAACCGCCCCCTCAGCTACTGGCTGGCGTATTTAAAATCACTGGCCGGAGCAACCGCCAATATTCTGGTGTGCCAGAGCCAGTGTGATAGCCTTGAGAGTGAACAACCGGCTCCGGTTCCCCATCCGCAACCATTTCAGACCTTAAAGCAGCTGGCTTTCAGCGCTAAAACGTCCGATGGATTCGATGTTTTGACACCGCACCTGAAACGGGCCATCCGCTTACAGCTGGAACGGAACGGGGACGTGTGGCTGCCCAACCCGTGGTTTGAAGTGGAAGCGGAGATAATGACCCGGCAACAGCAGCAGATCAGGCAGCTCAGTTATCCGGAGTTTGTCACTTTATGCCAAACTCATCAGGTCACGGCACCGGACACTCTGGCGGCATATCTGCACCAGTCGGGCAGGGTGTTTTACCGCAAAGGTCATTTTGATGATCAGTTGATTCTCGATCAGGCGTGGGCGCTGCAAGGGGTGTACCTGCTGCTGGAGCGTCGGAATGTGCTGCCGGTGCTGAAAGATCAGGGCGGCTGTTTTCACCGGGATACTTTGACCCATTTACTCTGGCAGCAGGAAGTCGCTGAACACGATCAACAGCTGTTTGTGGAGATGATGGTCCAGTGCGGGGCCTGTTTTAAAATCGATGACACGCACTATATCGCTCCGGATGCGCTGCCGGACAAATCATTGCCGCTGGTGGAACAAATCTGGCAGCAGGCAGAAATGGCGATTCATGTCCGGCTGGAATACCGGTTTTTACACGATGCAACGATGCGCTACCTGCTGAGTCAGATTGGTGAAAAAGCCGGGGCGAAAGCAAATTACTGGCGTTATGGCTGCTGTTTTTATGATAGTCAGCACCGGGTGAAAGTGCAGTTTGAGTGTACTCTGGATGAAGCGTCTCCGGCGGCACAAGAGCAAGACCCTTTTACCCAGCCGGGCCATATTGATATCCGGATTGCCGGTGCGTCTGGGCTGGATTTAGCACAGCATTTAGTTACATCAGTGACACAGAACAGTTACTTAGGCCAGCAACCGGAAGTTCGCTGGGTGAAAGGTGGCGAAAAACAAGAGGAAAGCAGCATGTGTGAGCAGAACAATCAACCTCCATTCAGTGTTATCGGAAGAGCGCAGGCGGCGCCCGACGCCTTGCCCAATGTGTATTTCTCCTACGCATGGGGCGATGAAACGGATCAACGGCAGGTGGTTTGCGATCAAATCTATCAGAAGCTGCAAGCGCACCGGCTGAATCTGTGCCGGGATCGGAATGTGATGAACACCGGGGATAGTATTGAAGCCTTTGAGCGGCAAATCGGGCGGGGGGATTTTATCGTGTTGCTGGTGAGTGAGAAATCACTCCGGTCCGTTGACTGTATGCATGAACTGGCGATGATTTACGGCTTTAGTCAGCGACAGCGGGATGATTTTGTCCAGCGGGTGATTCCGGTGATCCTTGCTGATGCCGGTATTGGGGCTTTACCCAAACGGCTGAAAGTGACCCTGTACTGGAAGAATCAGAAAGAAGAACTCCAGGCCCTGGTTGATGAAGTTGGAACCGAGCTGGCTGGTACAGAAACGGTGAAAGCGCTGGCTAAACTGACGGACATTACCGGTTGCTGTGTCGATGCCCTGACATGGTTAAACGATTTAATTACTGAACGAAATCCGGAATTACAGGCGGATGCCACGGTGGAGTTTGTCTTGCAGAAAATTAATCAGTGGCAGGAAACCAGAAAAGACAGGGAAAATGATCAGTGA